From a region of the Narcine bancroftii isolate sNarBan1 chromosome 5, sNarBan1.hap1, whole genome shotgun sequence genome:
- the LOC138765423 gene encoding probable G-protein coupled receptor 139, with the protein MSVIASGTSKPANLLTMVVLSRGKCGLSTCATRYLVAMSTADLLVIVTEVILRRIRFRYFPRSFLDITPVRCVNIALASAATDCSVWFTVAFTFDRFVAICCWKLKTKYCTGKTAAAVLPTIGILLCLKNVPFYFTRTPALFIEGVPWFTKMKPSYFTEPGWMAFDWLNSILTPLLPFAGILLLNVLTVRSILAANRVRKGLKGLNKDEKRRDPNLETRRRSVVLLFAVSGSFVLLWLTTVVQFIHYRSTGTGGRWSESVFILGKVGLILRNVNCCTNTFIYAATQSKFRQQVKEALMYPDKSKMVQWVQCRDCYALFMVCRFLNPSKCTDGLQNDLMALSLTEISRNERPEGATMDEIK; encoded by the exons ATGTCTGTCATAGCCTCGGGCACTTCCAAACCCG CTAATTTGTTGACGATGGTGGTCCTGTCCCGGGGGAAGTGCGGCCTCTCCACCTGCGCCACCCGCTACCTGGTGGCCATGTCAACGGCGGATCTGCTGGTCATCGTTACCGAGGTCATTTTGAGACGGATACGGTTTAGGTATTTCCCGAGAAGTTTCCTGGACATCACCCCTGTGCGGTGCGTTAACATTGCACTGGCCAGCGCAGCCACCGATTGCTCCGTCTGGTTCACGGTCGCGTTCACGTTTGATCGGTTTGTCGCCATTTGTTGCtggaaattaaaaacaaaatactgcaCGGGAAAAACTGCGGCTGCGGTTCTGCCGACAATCGGCATTCTGCTCTGCCTGAAAAACGTCCCCTTCTATTTCACACGAACACCTGCCTTGTTCATCGAAGGTGTGCCGTGGTTCACAAAAATGAAGCCAAGCTATTTCACTGAGCCGGGCTGGATGGCGTTTGACTGGCTGAACTCGATTTTAACTCCGTTGCTGCCTTTCGCTGGAATTCTGCTGCTCAACGTGCTGACCGTCCGGTCCATTTTAGCGGCCAATCGGGTGCGCAAGGGGCTGAAGGGTCTGAACAAGGATGAGAAGCGCCGCGACCCGAACCTGGAGACCAGGAGGAGGTCAGTGGTTTTGCTTTTCGCCGTCTCCGGGAGCTTCGTCCTCCTCTGGCTGACGACCGTTGTGCAATTCATCCACTATCGGTCCACAGGAACGGGTGGAAGGTGGAGCGAGTCTGTATTCATCCTCGGGAAAGTCGGATTGATCCTGAGAAACGTCAACTGCTGCACAAACACATTTATTTACGCGGCGACTCAATCCAAATTCAGGCAGCAAGTGAAGGAAGCCCTCATGTATCCG GACAAGAGCAAAATGGTTCAGTGGGTTCAGTGCCGTGATTGTTACGCTCTCTTCATGGTGTGCAGGTTTCTGAACCCCAGCAAATGCACTGATGGCCTACAGAATGATTTGATGGCACTTTCACTGACAGAAATCtcaaggaatgagaggccggaggGTGCTACTATGGACGAGATCAAATGA